From Nicotiana tabacum cultivar K326 chromosome 22, ASM71507v2, whole genome shotgun sequence, one genomic window encodes:
- the LOC107767257 gene encoding uncharacterized protein LOC107767257, whose protein sequence is MQRWCTKLRSLAALRSTPSTHYPLPYRLLTTATNPINRPFTRTLFSSTFTPISHGPISFPSSTHSSFLPSSFTQVRYITAKQKKRKLKSRKPMTPVTSKVKKIKMKFYSSYKDRFRVMKDGLIRRWREGKRHNAHLKSKKSKRRLRQPATVPLAYAKVMKKLNFCG, encoded by the exons ATGCAGAGATGGTGCACCAAGCTCCGATCCCTCGCCGCTCTCCGTTCAACTCCAAGCACCCATTACCCTCTTCCCTATCGTCTTCTTACCACTGCTACCAATCCCATTAACAGACCTTTTACTCGTACCTTATTTTCTTCCACCTTTACACCCATTTCCCATGGCCCCATTTCATTCCCAAGTTCTACTCACTCGTCTTTCCTCCCTTCTTCT TTCACGCAAGTGCGGTACATCACTGCAAAACAGAAGAAAAGGAAGTTGAAAAGCAGGAAACCGATGACTCCAGTCACATCAAAAgtcaagaaaatcaaaatgaaattTTACTC GTCTTATAAGGACAGATTTAGGGTGATGAAAGATGGACTGATTAGGCGCTGGAGAGAGGGGAAGCGACACAATGCACATTTAAAG tctaagaaatcaaaacgTCGTCTCAGGCAACCTGCTACTGTCCCTTTGGCTTATGCAAAAGTGATGAAGAAGCTCAACTTTTGTGGTTGA